CGTAGCTTACCCTTTGGTACGCAAGTCCGTGTAACGAACACCCACAATGGTCGTTCTGTAGTGGTGCGAATTAACGATCGAGGCCCATTCATTCGGGGTAGAGTCATAGACCTATCTGCTGGCGCTGCTCGAATTTTGGGAATGATGGGCAGTGGCGTAGCACCAGTACATATTGAAGTTTTGGGGAAATAATTAATTAGGGAATGGGGCATGGGGGAGATGAGGAAGCAGGGGGAGCAGGGGGAGCAGGGGGAGAAAGAACTAATGCCCAATGCCCAATGCCCAATACCCAATACCCAATGCCCAATGCCCAATGCCCAATCCCGATAACAATTCCCCTAGTTCAATCAACTCTTCCGTCAATTCAGATATAAACTAACGGGGGAGGAATCGATAAGAACTAGGGGTATTTTTGTGCGCCTGCTGACAACAGTCGCAGCTTTACGCTGCTATTTAACTAAATGCTCCTCAGAAAACAAGCTGATTGCGGTTACTGGGGATTTGAGATTAGATGAGATGACTAGCTGGGATCAGACGGCAGTCGGTCTGGTGCCAACGATGGGGAATTTGCATCAAGGTCATTTAAACTTGATCCAAAGGGCGCGGCAAGAAAATTCCACGGTGATTGTTAGTATTTTTGTCAATCCCCTGCAATTTGCTCCCAATGAGGATTATCAACGTTACCCCCGCACTTTGGAGCAAGACCAACAACTTTGCGAACAAGCTGGGGTAGATGCAATTTTTGCGCCGACTCCTGAAGAGATGGGAGTTTCCCAGAAGAGTATAGAAGAATCAAAGGTTACACAAGTTATCCCCCCATCTGCTATGATAACAGGCTTGTGTGGTCGTTCTCGGCTGGGTCATTTTCAGGGTGTGGCCACGATTGTGACTAAGCTTTTCAACTTAGTACAGCCTGACCGAGCCTATTTTGGCCAAAAGGATGGTCAGCAACTGGCAATTATTAAACGCTTAGTAGCTGACTTAAATTTGCCAGTAGAAATTGTTGGTTGTCCAACAGTACGGGAAACGTCGGGTCTTGCCTTCAGTTCTCGTAATCAATATTTGACTGCAACGGCAAAAGAGCAAGCGGCGGTATTATATCGCGGCTTGCGACAAGCTGAGGCAGCATTCATTGCAGGCGATCGCAATAGCAACAAGTTGATAGCAGTAGTCCAGAAAGAAGTGGCAATAGTCAGCACGATTTTAGTGGAATATATTGAATTAGTTGATCCGACTACGTTGATGTCTTTAGAAAAAGTTGAGGAAGAAGGAATGTTGGCGATCGCAGCTCGTCTTGGTTCTACACGTTTGATTGACAATATCATATTACGCGATCGTCAACCCATCATCGCCATTGATGGCCCAGCCGGTGCTGGAAAATCCACAGTGGCGCGGCAAGTGGCAGCAAATCTGGGTTTAGTGTATTTAGATACAGGAGCAATGTACCGCGCTGTCACTTGGTTGGTACTGCAAAAGGGGATTGCTGTTGATGATGAGTGTGCGATCGCCGAATTAACTAACCAGTGTAAAATTGAACTTACTCCTAACCAGGATTTACAATCATCCGTGCGGGTTTGGATTGATGGTACTGATGTTACCCAGGCAATTCGCACAATTGAGGTAACATCTCTTGTATCTGCGATCGCAGCCCAAAGCGCTGTCCGGCAAGCACTGGTTAAACAACAGCAAACCTGGGGTAAAAAAGGTGGTTTAGTCGCTGAAGGACGGGATATTGGGACTCACGTATTTCCCGATGCTGAAGTGAAAATCTTCTTAACCGCTTCTGTGAGTGAACGCGCCCGTCGCCGCTACCAAGACTTTAGTACACAAGGTCAATCCCAAGTGAGTTTAGAGCAACTGGAACGCGATATTGCCGAACGTGACTGGAAAGATAGTACACGCAAAGTTTCCCCTTTACAAAAAGCTGCGGATGCGATTGAAGTTCAAACTGATGGTTTGGAAGTGTCTCAAGTCACTGCACAAATTGTTAACTATTACCAGCAGCTTGGATCATAAAATTGGGTATAATTCCATATCCGGTTAAACACTTGTCATTGCGTACTCCGTTGGAGAACCCGAACGCGAATAGCGTCTCCGAAGGAGAAGGGTATGGAGTGAAGCATAAGTCCTTCGGACACGCTTCGCGAACACAGAGTCCTGGTGATTGCAACTCTTGGAGAAGCTACGCGTAGCAATATCCCCGTTCGCGTAGCGTGTCGTAGACAAGGGCTACGCTCCAGTTCGTTGCGCTCGCAATGACATATCGTAAGTAATTTGGCGGACATGATATAGAACCCCGTCATAAAACATAATTACGACTTGTTTAAGTAGAGACGTTGTAGTGCAACGTCTCTACATCCAGATTCATACCTCGATTCAGCAACATCCTATTTTGATTTTCGTGTTGACTTTGGCGGCGTTCTGTGTCCTCCAAAGTATTTCTCACTGCGA
This Nostoc sp. KVJ3 DNA region includes the following protein-coding sequences:
- a CDS encoding bifunctional pantoate--beta-alanine ligase/(d)CMP kinase, coding for MRLLTTVAALRCYLTKCSSENKLIAVTGDLRLDEMTSWDQTAVGLVPTMGNLHQGHLNLIQRARQENSTVIVSIFVNPLQFAPNEDYQRYPRTLEQDQQLCEQAGVDAIFAPTPEEMGVSQKSIEESKVTQVIPPSAMITGLCGRSRLGHFQGVATIVTKLFNLVQPDRAYFGQKDGQQLAIIKRLVADLNLPVEIVGCPTVRETSGLAFSSRNQYLTATAKEQAAVLYRGLRQAEAAFIAGDRNSNKLIAVVQKEVAIVSTILVEYIELVDPTTLMSLEKVEEEGMLAIAARLGSTRLIDNIILRDRQPIIAIDGPAGAGKSTVARQVAANLGLVYLDTGAMYRAVTWLVLQKGIAVDDECAIAELTNQCKIELTPNQDLQSSVRVWIDGTDVTQAIRTIEVTSLVSAIAAQSAVRQALVKQQQTWGKKGGLVAEGRDIGTHVFPDAEVKIFLTASVSERARRRYQDFSTQGQSQVSLEQLERDIAERDWKDSTRKVSPLQKAADAIEVQTDGLEVSQVTAQIVNYYQQLGS